TAACAGTGGCAAGTggaacatatatatatatttatatagtaACAAATGTATTATTCTAGCTGACACAAAAGGTTAGGGACATACATAGAGTATCAACAAGCTACCATACATAATTCTCAGATACTTTGATCATAGTCAGATAAAAGCATCAAGACTCAGCATATAAAATATGCATGTAAAAATTTCATTTTCATAATCAAAAAACATGTTGAACCTTTTTTATACTAGCCATGCTCAAGCAGTAAAATTCCAAAGAACTATACAAGCTATGGCCAGCTGCAGTACTAGTAGAAAACAATTCCAGCTTGGCCTGTGTATAGTGATTTATAGCCAGAATGTAGATATCATAATATGCAACCATGCCtacaataggacatgtgggcacaaactacacccatcacacaacaggtcatatcttacTACATGGAGTATAATATCTGCATTCTATACTTTGCTTTATACAGCCAAGTAAATTGGTAATACATGCTGAAATTTCATGGTCACAATGTAATTGTATCAAAAGTTATGAACCATGAGAGCTTGAAAAATTAGGCAAGTTTTAtgtgtgtccacatgccctatttttgcaggtctggtcacatatagcatATAGCAGCAGTTCTAATACATCAGCTGATCTTATTTATCACTACATGATCGTAACATAATTAATTTGATTGCTCTTATAGAATATTGAGTATAGCTTCATATGTAGTATAGTTATCACAGTGATTGAGGGTAAAGCAAATGATTATAACAGCTACATGTCATCCAAATGTTATAATGTGGCTTGGAAAAGAAATCTAATCAAAGAATATTATTTTTACATATAAAAGGTTGCACTAATGACCACATGCACCTTTTTGATATCTTCTTTCTTCACTCTACACCTTTCCAAGCAGCTGACTTATTTGATGGAAGGATATCTAGTCCATGGTTTAGGTACTTGGTTAAGAGGTGTATATGATAAGCTTTGCCAATAACAAATTTGCATTAGTGGATAAAATAGAGTGCATACATTATTTAATTAAACCGCTACATACATTACTATCCATAGTTAACTGTTAACTTCTCTTGTACCCTTTGATTCTTTCGCTTAGTATTAATTTCTTGCACTATTGATTTGATCATTTCCTTAGTTGCAGAGTGGTACCAGGGAACACTTAGCCATTGTAATGTACTACTAATCCCCAGAGCTTTTAGTATTGTTAGTATGCCTTCTCCACTAATAGGATTGCCATACATCCATAGTGTTTCTAGTGACTTGTTAGTGGCTAGAGCAGTGGCAATCTGAGTAACTGCATCATCAGTAATGATATTGTGATTAATGTAGAGACACTTTAAGCTGTTAGAATCCTTCACTGCAGTAAAGAGCATTTCTGCTGCAAAGGAGGACAATGTGATATCGATCATGTAGAGTATCGTTAGTTTAGAGCAGGGGTCAGTCAACATTGTATACAGCTTTGGACTTTCCCCAATTGTGTGGTTACCATAGATAGACAAATCTTCTATTTTGCAGCTAAGGACAATGTCACtaatgaaggatgaagatgatCTGGTGAGGCCATTATAATTCAACCACAACCTGCTAATGGTAACATCACTTTGATTAAGGTATCTATGAATAATGTGGAGGCCATGATCTTGGATATAGCAGCGCTGTAAGTTAAGCCGCACCCACTGCTTCCGGTGAGAGCAGGAAGTGAGGAAAAGTGACAAATGCTCCAGATCAGTAGGTGATAAGCTGGTGCCACGAAGGTCAATTTCTTTATTATCAAATACTGCTGCCTCTTCAATTAATTCACACATGGTCTCATCTCCAGCTTCATGAAAGCAGCAAAAGAGGCGAATACATTTTAGTTGGTCACTAAGAAATTTACTGGCAATGGCAATCTTGTCATCTCCGTCTGACAAGAATTTCTTAAAAGTCCACCTTTGTCCCATGGTACATGTAAGTGTGACATAAATGGCAAACATGTTGGCATGAAGATCACTCCAAAAATGTTTTTGAAGAAGATGAAGCTCCTCACCTTGTTGAAGATTAGTTATAATATAGTGAGCTGCTAGGTATTCCTGAATTGTTAGGTGGAGGAAGTTAAATGTCATTGTTTTCCCAGTGAGGCCAAAGTGTTGAACAGCCTGTAATAGCCCAAAGCCATTAATTGCCTTTTGGGTAGCTACAATGTCTGGACATGCTGCTTCAATGTCTTCAGATGTAAATACAAATTTGTTATTGTTAAGGGCCTCAAGGGAAAGTTTACCTAGTTGCTTTAATATCTTGTTGTAGGGTTCTGGTAAGGTTGTTAGGTCAGTGATAGTGTTTTTTTTGAGTGAATGACCTGATTTTATGAAATGTCGACAGATGGTTTGACAAATAAAGTGATGACAAAATTGAGCAGAATTTTCAGGAAGGGGAATTTGCAGTTGATAAAGAAATAATAGGATTGCCATGTTGAGTGGAGTAAAGCAAATATTACTGATATCTGGGTGTTGTTGGAGATATTTAGTGAGCTCTTTCATTTGGCGTGGGTTTCCCTTAACTGACTGTTCGATGTAGCATTGTCTTTCTTGTTCAGTGAAGCCCAAAATTTCAACTCTACTAGCTGCTCGTTTCCGAAGATTCACTGAAGCATGAGGGCGAGATGACACTATTAAACCACAAAGAGGTAGAGTTTTTCTATTCAGAATATCAGCAATTAAACTGTTCTTCTTTAGGTTGTCTGGAAATTCATCATAACCGTCAAATAGAAAGGTTATATCTTTGCCACCATTTGAAAGAATATAATGACTGCAAGCTGTAGCTATGCCTGCAGCGCTTTCTTTTGTATCGCCTTTGCAAAATAGTTTGAGCAGATCAAACAGTGATGTAACCTGCCAAATATTTGGATCACGAAGACACACTAGCAACACTATTTTGAATGGTGACAGATATAATTTCTTTGCCCACTGAAACGCGATGTATTTTAGTAAAGCTGTTTTGCCTATGCCAGGTGCACCCTCAATTATAACAAACTTTTGGCTGTCATTTTTTTCTAGTGGAGTTATGATTTCTGCAATTTCTTTAGTGACAATACTAGTGTTGAGGACATGTTGCAAGACTTTGTGGTTACCTAGTTTGCATTGTATGTGTGCCAACCGACCACTAGCCACTGAGTCAATGTCACCTGTTTGAATCAGTTTAGCCATTTCACAATCTTGTTCTTTAGTACGTTGCTCTTGATGACAGATGAGAACTAGTGGTGTATAATCCTTTGGTAAATCTGGTGGCCATGTGTCCTCGTCAACACAGTGTTGTGCCTGTGCATTAATCATAATAATTCTATCAATTAACGTAGAGACTGCCTCAGTTCCTACAACGTGATTAGCTGTGATGGTACAACAATACTTCATGTGGATGCCTGTATTTTCAGTAGTTATAGCTGCTGTATATACAATTAAAGCTATGCTTTATGTTTCATGGATGAGGTGGGTTGACTGTTATATAAGCATGATCTTTCATAATGAATGTTAAGGCAGCTGTATACTCTTGTGTAGCCTAGAATGTAATTGAAGCTCTTATTTTAGAAGGGACTTATATTAGCCAGGGGAATCTCCTgaggggtttctgaggtttccagaaaccgaTCAAGTGCATTCAAGTAATATTATTTTGCATCAATTTACAAGATgttcagattgagatactctaatagagcagtcacagcattagagcagtcacagcattagagaagcagtgtagcaagttatgtagctaaaaaataaggatttttatgtactttatcagtgatattaatataTAGTTAGTGATTTCCCAGCAGGGAGCTACACCTTTCTTTTGTCTTCACCAAAAGTCTAGCTATGCTCCTCCTAATCAGAAACCAgttaccaaaaatcctggagctacCTATGTTAGCTCTCTACACTTGCAAAATTAatactaatagagcagccagaaATGTCTCTCAAGTGCAGCCTGCTTTAATTTCCCCAATCTGCTGGGTCACTATGCAGGGTAAAATCCATGTAACATAGATTAATCTGGTATGGCCTAACTATAACACAACAAAGTGGTCATGCACACCAACTAACAcaatactacatacacacagtaACAGACAAGTCAATCACCTTTCTCAGGAGTAGATACAGCAGGTGAGTGGATCACAGTTAACAGCTTATTCCAAGTGGCACTTTTGTCCACTTCTAGCCATTTCTTCAACATGGCATTACAACTGGATGAGGCTTTGTGACAGTTGTCATGTTCTATGATGTCAAGTGCTCCACTAGGTAGATCCAATTGTGTTCCTATCACTCCCCAATAAGCAGCATAGTGTGGAGTGATGTGGTTTTGGAGGTCCTTCAGCGATGGAATTGTGTTCTCTGTGGTTTAAGAAATAAAACACCAAATTTTCAGAGATAAATATTTTCAGTCTTTTTATACACGTACCATACTCTTCTGTTTTGAACTGTTCTAACACTGTTCGATAAGTTTGGTCCATGTCTCATAGCGCTAGCATTGTATCGATGATCATGAAGAGCTTTTGGGGACTGGGCGTGGTTGCAACGTGTTCTGATATACGGTACAATCTACGGAATTCTGGTCTCCGAAAACTCAAGTGACGTCGGCGGGGCATCTTATGATAGGGCATAGGGTCAGCGGTGCCGGAGTTAGACTAGTTGGCATCAGGGATAGATTTCATTTGGGATGCTGAAGCACTCCTCAGCAAGTGGAAGGATGGGCTCTCTGTTCTGGCTAATTAAAATTCGACTTCATATTAAACACTTAACTacgtcaattactctaatagagcattcatgcatTGAGTAAGATTTCAAATTCTACTGTGTTGACCTCTGCACTGTTATTTCATCATTGTGATATTCTGCCTTACCAAATTTGGCTACACCTTAATTCTCATGacctttaacaaaaaaaaacaactgttGGACAGTGATtcagctggtcactgtaaagtgctaataataataataataataaactacaAACCGAGCTGCAGCATAGACCATCTAGGCACATAGACTTTGCATAGTTTTTCAACTCCTCATGACAAACTTTTTTTTGCCAATATAGCATTTCCATGCAATTTTTAGTTCCTATTAAACTTTTCCattggctttataatgcaaGCTACATATATGCGTAGTAGCTAgaatgtatatacatattttaTTCCAGTGGTGAGATATGATTTGTGATGTGATGGAGtgtaatagacaaatttcataataaggctttatagcacatAATAATAaccattgcccctagcaacctgaatttcccattatttttaGGTAATAACATCTGAAATAACTtctgaaaggatagcatatatattatgacattttgaaatttgtggtttccCAACATATCTATGTaagggggcaacagttgccccttctgcaCAATCACATAAATGAAGTATTTCAACATAATAATAGCTATTATGGAGAAGTCAAATTTATATAACATTATTTGtataggtgtgaatgtcaacaataatctcttcAAGTTTTAGACCttaagatatgacattctttgaatcccatgatttgtgtgattaccgagaaggggcaactggTGTCCATCtcatagaaaatgtatgggaaaattacaAGTTCataatgtcatatctcatggcTTATAtgtgctatccttttaaaacttggagaggttacttgagacattgacacctacaataTAAATGTAAAACTTTGGCTGCTAGGGGTAACagttaatttttccttatgaaatttgtctatttgtacccacatgcctgATTTTCGCAGACCCAGTTACAAGTACGTGTATTTATGAAATGCTTCCATTTATGTATATAACTACAACTGTAATGTAAATTTTGAGGCACTGAAAGGCTAGCCACAACATTTGGGAGGCACACCtcaccacacatgtacatatcaaaattttattttgtaaaCTATATCAGATTCCCTTATTCTAGTAAtgtcagtggcggatacaggggggttgcaatggtttcagctgaaaccccctctgaaaagtGCGTGCGCCCCTAATTTATTTATGATTCGTGTGAGTACTAAAATCACCAACAATTATGCATAATGTATCACATTGGGACCTTTTCTACTGGTCAAACTTTATACTTTTACTTTTGAAATCACTAAAGATGGCATTACGGCATTAAAGcgtgttaagcgcctctaaaaaaaTTATCATTTTAGTGCTGTTTCACTtcaccaccaccccttccattttgagattccgtttgctagaacagatcattataaattcagctattaccccaaatctatccgcgattggaacaatttaccaactgacacaatagaatcccaatctctacaagtattttagataaattataactgactcttatctatgtgatttgtaatgtttttccttacctgaacatatcagtttgtaactgtgttgttttcagtaatcataatcataataatcataatcacttTAAAACTTTCTGCGGAGGCCTGGATCAACTAAGAATCAATGTTTTAGAGTGATTTTTATGATTCACTATAGACcggatctatgtagctataggccactgagctataagACTGAGTTAACCGGCAACTCCAGCTGGATTATAGCTAAGCCGGTGGGACACGGTTATTGAagacttcctgaacctgaaaccacctctgaaaattcctaaatccgccactgaatGTTGCTAGGTTGtgccacataattatttttcataTCTTTAAAAATCACTTACAGTTGCAATcagttagctactgtatatacgtACAGTTTCACTTGCAGCTTCAGTTGCAATATTTCATAGTAAAAACTCCAATTGTGTCCACAGCTTTCAGCATGATAAATATAATTACTATTGTGTTTGTTTTGCTACGATATGCatatatacagctatacacaaaaCAGCTATTTTCCTTGTAAGGAAGTCAAGGTTTTTGTTATATATATCCATGCACTGGTCCAAACCAACAGTTTTATGCACAGCTATTTATAGTATATTACAACACTGCATGGACTTTCCTGATTAGTGCAGGTGCAACTATTACACAGTATCATTAGTGCCTCATCATCAGAGAGTTAGTCAGCAGGTACGTATAGTGGTTTGGACTAGTgcatggatatatatatatataacaaaaaCCTTGACTTCCTCACAAGGAAAATAGTGTCAGCTCCACTCTGGTCATCACTAATGATTCAGCACTATTAATAGTATAAATAGATCACATTGTAAAGGTGATCACTATAGCTATACAATGACTACTACAgtaatactactactactactactggcTACAGCAATTATAGCTGGATGTCCCAAATACAATGCTCCTATTGAAAATTGCTGTTGCCTTGGCTTCAACACTAGTGTCTTCAAGAAGAGGAAATCAGGAGTGTACACCATGGTCAATTTCTGTGGAGTGAAATGTTATGATGCAGAAGTGTATTGTGACAATGTCAATGGAGGAGGAGGATGGTTAGTGGTACAGAGGAGACAGGATGGATCTGAAGACTTTAACAGGACCTGGGCTGagtatgaagatggatttggaAGGTTGACAGGTGAGTTTTGGTATGGGCTGAGAGCCCTCCACTGTCTCACTGGTCAAGGTGGTTGGGAAATGAGAATGGACATCAAGTTAGCTGATGGTACCAAAGTGTTCCTCCATTATGAACAGTTTCAAGTTGCATCAGCTCAAGACAAGTACAAACTAACTGTTGGAGGATTTCAGGGGACAACTTCTGATCCAATGGCAGGCCATAATGGAAGAGATTTTAGCACTAAAGATATTGACAATGATCAGCACCCGTCACATAACTGTGCCTTAAATGGTGGACCTACCGTTCCATCTGGAGGATGGTGGTACACTGCCTGCTGGAATATTAACCCCAACAACTTATACAAAGGGTACTATGGAGTTTTCATTTATGATAGATGGAACATTCTACCATTTGTGGAGATGAAGATCAGACCAATAAACTGTACTATTTAACACCCACACACACTCATGTACAATGTGTATTCATCTCTGTAGTCTATGGTGTGACATTGTTATTGTACTGACACTCACATTGTTTTATTTGGCTTTACTAAGGCAATCTTTGAATATAAATACCAGTGACTCTTCAACTAGAAAGGTGCATGTTCTACTACCAGCTTTTGTGATTCAATTACATGGTGATGTGCACAATAGCTAGACTTAATGATAGAGCGCTACACATTACAGTGCATTTTAGAGGGTAGACCAAACCATACAAAACAGCCTTAACAGCTGATACAAATTACCCTAGCTAGGGTGATGATTACCTAGTTATTTGCATAGTCACCAATAAACATTGCTTAACACCTATAGCTACCGTCATTACTACTTACCATAAGTTTCCTGCATGTCTGTAAAGTTTAATCTGTCTTACTTGAATTCTTGGAACACATATAGCCTGCTACAGCTACTTCAATTGCTTCATGAAAAGATGTTATAACTAAAATATGATGTTTCCAGTGCAAACAAATTTTTAGCAAAATTTAGCTATATAAAATAGTTGCAGGTAAACATTAACTTGAACTAACCATTGACGCATTAGTGCACTCAGTGTATACGTATCATAAAATAGAAAGTTATGTATTACCATGCATTAATAACTAGCAGCAGATGAACAAAGATTCAACTAGTTTGCTAGGTAAGTACGTACATATAGGACCTAATTAAGGAACCAAGAATTCAACTTTAATCATATGACATTCAGATTCAGTTACATGAATCCTCAGAGACTGCTAGACTCAGTGGTTTAGTTAAAAACTTAGTATGCAAGCCTGAGGGAACTTTCCCAGGCACAACTAAATTACAGATCCAAATCAGTGTGAATCAGACAGTGATGATCACTGCACCATTTCATTTCTAAACGATCAACTAAATATTCTGGAGCATGGTGGTCagtatgaacacacacacacacacacacacacacacacacacacacacacacacacacacacacacacacacacacacacacacacacacacacacacacacacacacacacacacaaacacacacacgcacatgcacacacacacaccaaacaAAGCCAGCATGGTCACGCCTACCCAGTGCACCACTCGGTTGCTAGGAGTCAGTGCTGGCAAATCCAGGACTAGTAATCCGCAGGAggctcacaggtgaaggtgtgggcatccAAAGtaccacctggaccttcacccattgtgtgagatatggacagttggcatttgcttccccagttaacaccaggtacccactgatgggtgggctgcttccccagtttataaacacacacacacgtgcgcgcaTGCgtgcacacacgtacacacacatacacacacacacacacacacacacacacacacacacacacacacacacacacacatacacacacaccatgcATTGCAATTAATGGAATCAGCATTCAGCCTTGTATGTTGCATACAATATCTCAGCAAACCTCACAGCAAACATTGGCACATAAGTAAAACTTGACATTTCAGGTCTAGATCTCCTGAATCACCACCACAGGAAAGTTACAAAGGACGATTATTCCTATACTACAGTTTCTAAGTTGTTACATGTGGTTCAGGATATCCATGTATAAATGTAGTAAGGTAGCTTTCCTATATGAGGCATGATGCATTTTCTTCCTGCAAATTTGGAACCGGATTGGCCCTAGCACATAATTTGTATCTGAACCATTGTAAGCCCCTGGAAAGTATACTTATTTAGCATGCCAGGAGTTCATAAGCACCATAAGCAATGTGAATCATGTTCTAAAGTGCTCTAATGTACAAAAGAAAATCAATTTACATTAATTGCCTACAAGCAAGTATAGTTTCATGCGTGTGGTATAGGTGTAGCAATATGGGAAATTCAATTTTACACGGTATGGCATATTTGATCAgttgaccttattacacagtgacctgaTCAAACAGTTTTCACTACTGTATCACATCCTGTATGATGCTATCACAAAAAAATTTCCTGTTATGGTAATGAATCTCTGATAAGTGGTTTAATTTCCCTTACAGTCATGCATTCAGCCATGCCCGAGCCTTCCCTAAAATGCAATTGAACGTATTGCAGGtgttttccctgacaatgaagTATAGCTAACTAAGTTAATTTCCAGTTGGGTGTGTTCCATACCCATATAACTCTAAACAAGTTTTTGATTTTTAATCATAAATCAACTGGCATTGCATGGTGCACACGCAAATAAAAATTACCCAGCCATGATGATTAGTCACCTCAGTCATGCAGGCCAGTAAAATTTCATCAAGTGGATAGCTATATGCATGTTTCACTAGGTGAATTTAAAGAGGTGATCGACCTGTCTGTGTAGTTGCTCAACGAATCAATTGTCTGCATGATTTCCATGCATGTGACCATTACTTGATGCAGCCTTTGAATCAGAAACAAAGGGCATGATATAGTCTGACAGCGGTGGTTATGCTGGCAACTGGCAGGACACAGTGGAGGCCGACACCATTACAGAACCATTAGGATGCAACGCCTGTGGTTTCCCATTAGCTAgctcatatagctagctacccgAAGTGGAAGTACTAATTTAGTATAACATTGTGAGTAGAAACAACAAACTCCACAACTGCTTTATGAAGGTCAATTATGGTGGTTGCGGTCACATAACCTGACCGCTAGCTATAGATATATAGTGGTCACTTCTAATGCTTGTCACGCAAGTAATCTTGGGCGCGCTACATTTGTTTGGTTTGGTACCGAGATAGATACCAAACAAATCTTACTAACACACCAAAACATCCGTTACGATTGAATTAACATAGCTTACTATAAAAAAAAACCTCACACAAGCATGCTGCATTTTTCGGTGCAGTGGAAGAAAAAAAGGTTCTAATATATTAAAGTACAATTAAACAGGAGTTGGCAAGTTATTGGTCCTTGTTCACGAGGTGTGCGTGAAGTTGATCGGATTTCACTAATCAGATCGAGTAAGTGATACAACTTTGTGTTATTACGATTTCGCACTCTTGTATGTCGACTCATTCGATAAATTCGCACTCTCTTTTGTTGCTTTTATTAAACATGGCAGCACCCCGAAGATGGCCTGACTGAATTGAACACATAATGTTGGCCATTTCTCGTCAAGCAGTGTCGATTAATAAACGTTAATTCTGGCACTTGTACGATGCTGACATGAACATTTTTATTACCTACATACACACCTGTAACATTTTAATGGTTCTTGTGATGTGTGTTAAATGATTCGTATCCTGCCACAGGTAAACGTGTCGGGTCTGCAGGCTAGTTATGCTAAGGCAGGTGACAACAAAAATGAAGTGCCGGAGTGGTGGCAACTC
This portion of the Dysidea avara chromosome 12, odDysAvar1.4, whole genome shotgun sequence genome encodes:
- the LOC136241542 gene encoding protein NLRC5-like — translated: MDQTYRTVLEQFKTEEYENTIPSLKDLQNHITPHYAAYWGVIGTQLDLPSGALDIIEHDNCHKASSSCNAMLKKWLEVDKSATWNKLLTVIHSPAVSTPEKANHVVGTEAVSTLIDRIIMINAQAQHCVDEDTWPPDLPKDYTPLVLICHQEQRTKEQDCEMAKLIQTGDIDSVASGRLAHIQCKLGNHKVLQHVLNTSIVTKEIAEIITPLEKNDSQKFVIIEGAPGIGKTALLKYIAFQWAKKLYLSPFKIVLLVCLRDPNIWQVTSLFDLLKLFCKGDTKESAAGIATACSHYILSNGGKDITFLFDGYDEFPDNLKKNSLIADILNRKTLPLCGLIVSSRPHASVNLRKRAASRVEILGFTEQERQCYIEQSVKGNPRQMKELTKYLQQHPDISNICFTPLNMAILLFLYQLQIPLPENSAQFCHHFICQTICRHFIKSGHSLKKNTITDLTTLPEPYNKILKQLGKLSLEALNNNKFVFTSEDIEAACPDIVATQKAINGFGLLQAVQHFGLTGKTMTFNFLHLTIQEYLAAHYIITNLQQGEELHLLQKHFWSDLHANMFAIYVTLTCTMGQRWTFKKFLSDGDDKIAIASKFLSDQLKCIRLFCCFHEAGDETMCELIEEAAVFDNKEIDLRGTSLSPTDLEHLSLFLTSCSHRKQWVRLNLQRCYIQDHGLHIIHRYLNQSDVTISRLWLNYNGLTRSSSSFISDIVLSCKIEDLSIYGNHTIGESPKLYTMLTDPCSKLTILYMIDITLSSFAAEMLFTAVKDSNSLKCLYINHNIITDDAVTQIATALATNKSLETLWMYGNPISGEGILTILKALGISSTLQWLSVPWYHSATKEMIKSIVQEINTKRKNQRVQEKLTVNYG
- the LOC136241115 gene encoding ficolin-1-like, coding for MTTTVILLLLLLATAIIAGCPKYNAPIENCCCLGFNTSVFKKRKSGVYTMVNFCGVKCYDAEVYCDNVNGGGGWLVVQRRQDGSEDFNRTWAEYEDGFGRLTGEFWYGLRALHCLTGQGGWEMRMDIKLADGTKVFLHYEQFQVASAQDKYKLTVGGFQGTTSDPMAGHNGRDFSTKDIDNDQHPSHNCALNGGPTVPSGGWWYTACWNINPNNLYKGYYGVFIYDRWNILPFVEMKIRPINCTI